From the Phycisphaerales bacterium AB-hyl4 genome, the window GTGGTGCTGGTGGGCTTGCCAAGCGTGGGTAAAAGTACGCTGTTCAACGCGCTGCTCGGTCGCGAGCGGGCAGTGATTGATGCGCAGCCCGGCACGACGCGTGATGTACTTGCCGAGCCGATGACGTTGCGCGACGCGCACGGCCGATCGGTTGAGGTCATGCTCGTTGACATCGCCGGGCTCGATCGCCCCGAAGCCGCGCTCGACGAGCAGGTGCAAGCCGCAGCGCATCGCGCCATCGCGCAAGCCGACCTGTTGCTTCGGGTCACGGATACGGCCGACCAAGACGCGCCACCGTCAGCCGGTCTTACGCTCCCTCGCGACACACCGACGCTGCACGTTCGCACGAAGGCCGACATGCCATCGGTCGAGCCGCCCGCGTCGGACCAGCTCCACGTCAGCGTCCACGCCGACCTCGGCCTCGACGTGTTGCGTGACGCCGTTGCTCGCCGTATCGCCGAGCGTGGCGTCAGCGTCGCCTCGGACATGCTCGCCTTGCAGCCACGGCACGAGCACGCGCTCAAAGCCGCGAGCGAGCAGCTTGCGGACGCACTAGCCTGGGTCGAGCCACAGCGTGAAAGCCCGTCACTGGATGACGTTGAGCTGATCGCATCGCATTTACGCAGCGCGCTCGACGCGCTGGCCGGGCTCGGCGGCGAGATGACGCCCGACGACGTCATCGGCCGCGTTTTCGCCACCTTCTGCGTCGGCAAGTGAGTTCGCACTACAATAGCCCGCCATGGCCAAGTCCAAGCACAAGAAGCCCGCCAACCTCAACCCGCGCATCGAGAACCGTCGCGCCCGGCACGACTATCACATTCTCGAAAAGCTCGAGACCGGCATCGTCCTTCAGGGCACGGAGGTCAAGTCCATCCGCCTCGGCCAGGTCTCGCTTGCCGAGGGCTTCGCCCGCGTCGACCCACGCTCCGGTGAGTTGTATCTGCACAACGTCGAGATCGCCCCTTACCCTCACGCCGGCATCAACCAGCACGGCCCGAAGCAGTCGCGCAAACTGCTCGCCCACAAACGCGAGATCGACAAACTCGCCGGCTTCTCCGCGTCCAAGGGCACGACGCTCATCCCGCTGGCGATCTACTTCGTCCGTGGCAAAGCCAAGCTCGAACTTGGCGTCGCTGAGGGTAAGAAGACCCACGACAAACGCCAGGACATCAAGAAACGTGACGCCGACCGCGACATGCGCCGCGCCATGACCCGCAAAAAAATCTGAGTCTCATCCCTCACCTCAGGGCAGTGCACCTTCAGGTGCACTGGCCGCCCCCCCCCCCCCCCCCAACCCCCCACCCCCCCCCCCCCCCCCCCCCCCCCCCCCCCCCGCCCCCCCGGGGCGTGTGAGGCGTTTTTGATGAAGCGTTGGCCATTCAATGGCTCCGCGTTGGGGGCCAGCACTGCCTTATGTGGTGCCGGCAGTA encodes:
- a CDS encoding tRNA modification GTPase yields the protein MPLHTTTHDTIAAVSSPPGRSLRGLLRLSGRDARAVLSQLIDLPADLPRRTLQRVRLLDPPMPALLAWFPGPHSYTGDDVAELQLPGHPALLDRVLHAMLAAGARLAEPGEFTFRGYLAGRFDLTQAEGIAATIAAVSDSQLAAATMLREGQLASVTRELVDELATVLALVEAGIDFVDQEDVVPIAPAELHRRLGSLANRLRALVKRSRSWGALEALPRVVLVGLPSVGKSTLFNALLGRERAVIDAQPGTTRDVLAEPMTLRDAHGRSVEVMLVDIAGLDRPEAALDEQVQAAAHRAIAQADLLLRVTDTADQDAPPSAGLTLPRDTPTLHVRTKADMPSVEPPASDQLHVSVHADLGLDVLRDAVARRIAERGVSVASDMLALQPRHEHALKAASEQLADALAWVEPQRESPSLDDVELIASHLRSALDALAGLGGEMTPDDVIGRVFATFCVGK
- the smpB gene encoding SsrA-binding protein SmpB yields the protein MAKSKHKKPANLNPRIENRRARHDYHILEKLETGIVLQGTEVKSIRLGQVSLAEGFARVDPRSGELYLHNVEIAPYPHAGINQHGPKQSRKLLAHKREIDKLAGFSASKGTTLIPLAIYFVRGKAKLELGVAEGKKTHDKRQDIKKRDADRDMRRAMTRKKI